One segment of Meriones unguiculatus strain TT.TT164.6M chromosome X, Bangor_MerUng_6.1, whole genome shotgun sequence DNA contains the following:
- the LOC132650048 gene encoding host cell factor 1-like isoform X7, producing MSRCHAARGPDEHAALQPPLPARELPDEVLFLSWPFLAPATNQWFIPAVRGDIPPGCAAYGFVCDGTRLLVFGGMVEYGKYSNDLYELQASRWEWKRLKAKTPKNGPPPCPRLGHSFSLVGNKCYLFGGLANDSEDPKNNIPRYLNDLYILELRPGSGVVAWDIPITYGVLPPPRESHTAVVYTEKENKKSKLVIYGGMSGCRLGDLWTLDIETLTWNKPSLSGVAPLPRSLHSATTIGNKMYVFGGWVPLVMDDVKVATHEKEWKCTNTLACLNLDTMAWETILMDTLEDNIPRARAGHCAVAINTRLYIWSGRDGYRKAWNNQVCCKDLWYLETEKPPPPARVQLVRANTNSLEVSWGPVATADSYLLQLQKYDIPATAATASSPTPNPVPSVPANPPKSPAPAAAAPAVQPLTQVGITLVPQAATAPPSTTTIQVLPTVPGSSISVPTAARTQGVPAVLKVTGPQATTGTPLVTMRPASQAGKAPVTVTSLPASVRMVVPTQSAQGTVIGSNPQMSGMAALAAAAAATQKIPPSSAPTVLSVPAGTTIVKTVAVTPGTTTLPATVKVASSPVMVSNPATRMLKTAAAQVGTSVSSAANTSARPIITVHKSGTVTVAQQAQVVTTVVGGVTKTITLVKSPISVPGGSALISNLGKVMSVVQTKPVQTSAVTGQASTGPVTQIIQTKGPLPAGTILKLVTSADGKPTTIITTTQASGAGTKPTILGISSVSPSTTKPGTTTIIKTIPMSAIITQAGATGVSSSPGIKSPITIITTKVMTSGTGAPAKIITAVPKIATGHGQQGVTQVVLKGAPGQPGTILRTVPMSGVRLVTPVTVSAVKPAVTTLVVKGTTGVTTLGTVTGTVSTSLAGAGAHSTSASLATPITTLGTIATLSSQVINPTAITVSAAQTTLTAAGGLTTPTITMQPVSQPTQVTLITAPSGVEAQPVHDLPVSILASPTTEQPTATVTIADSGQSDVQPGTVTLVCSNPPCETHETGTTNTATTTVVANLGGHPQPTQVQFVCDRQEAAASLVTSAVGQQNGNVVRVCSNPPCETHETGTTNTATTTTSNMAEQHGCSNPPCETHETGTVSTATTAMSSMGTGQQRDTRRASNTPTVVRITVAPGPLERAQGTVKPQCQTQQTSMTSTTMTVQATGAPCSAGPLLRPSVALEAGSHSPAFVQLSIPSVRVGLSGPSSKDMPTGRQPETYHTYTTSTPTTARFIMGAGELGAARVVPTSTYESLQASSPNSTVTVTALEALLCPSAPETQVCTNPPCETHDTGTTNTATTSNAGSAQRVCSNPPCETHETGTTHTATTATSNGGAGQPEGGQQPSGGRLCETHQTTSTGTTMSVSVGALLPDASTSHGTLESGLEVVAVPTVTSQAGTTILASFPTQRVCSNPPCETHETGTTHTATTVTSNMSSNQDPPPAASDQGEAVSTQGDSANISSAITTTVSSTLPRAVTTVTQSTPVPGPSVPNISSLTETTPGALTSKVPIPATITVTIANTETSDMPFSADDILQPPEELQVSPGPRQQLPPRQLLQSASAPLLGESAEVRSASQTPELQAAMDLSSTGDPTSGQEPASSAVVATVVVQPPPPTQSEVDQLSLPQELMVEAQAGTTTLMVTGLTPEELAVTAAAEAAAQAAATEEAQALAIQAVLQAAQQAVMGLAPSNTFVTPQPVVVASPAKIQAAATLTEVANGIESLGVKPDLPPPPSKAPVKKENQWFDVGVIKGTNVMVTHYFLPPDDAVQSDDDSGTIPDYNQLKKQELQPGTAYKFRVAGINACGRGPFSEISAFKTCLPGFPGAPCAIKISKSPDGAHLTWEPPSVTSGKIIQYSVFLAIQRSQASGEAKSSTPAQLAFMRVYCGPSPSCLVQSSSLSNAHIDYTTKPAIIFRIAARNEKGYGPATQVRWLQETSKDGSGTKPASKRPMSSPEMKSAPKKSKADGQ from the exons ATGTCCCGCTGTCATGCAGCCCGAGGACCTGATGAACACGCAGCACTGCAACCTCCTCTGCCTGCCCGAGAACTACCAGATGAAGTACTATTTCTATCATGGCCTTTCTTGGCCCCAG CGACCAACCAGTGGTTCATCCCAGCTGTGAGAGGGGATATCCCGCCAGGGTGTGCAGCCTATGGCTTTGTGTGTGATGGTACTCGTCTGCTGGTGTTTGGTGGGATGGTGGAGTATGGAAAATACAGCAACGACCTCTATGAACTCCAG GCAAGTCGCTGGGAATGGAAGAGATTGAAAGCAAAGACGCCCAAAAATGGGCCACCTCCGTGTCCTCGACTTGGACACAGCTTCTCCCTCGTGGGCAATAAATGTTACCTATTTGGGGGTCTGGCCAATGATAGTGAAGACCCCAAGAACAACATTCCAAG GTACCTGAATGACTTATATATTCTTGAACTACGGCCTGGCTCTGGAGTGGTTGCCTGGGACATCCCCATCACTTACGGGGTCCTGCCTCCACCACGGGAGTCACATACTGCTGTGGTCTACACtgaaaaagagaacaagaaatcCAAGCTGGTGATCTATGGAGGAATGAGTGGCTGCAGGCTAGGGGACCTTTGGACCCTGGACATTG AGACACTGACATGGAATAAGCCCAGCCTTAGTGGGGTGGCCCCTCTTCCTCGGAGCCTCCACTCTGCAACCACCATAGGAAACAA AATGTATGTGTTTGGTGGCTGGGTGCCTCTTGTCATGGACGATGTCAAAGTGGCCACACACGAGAAGGAGTGGAAGTGTACCAACACACTGGCTTGTCTCAACTTGG ATACCATGGCCTGGGAAACCATCCTGATGGATACACTGGAGGACAACATTCCTCGAGCTCGAGCTGGCCACTGTGCTGTTGCCATCAATACTCGCCTGTACATCTGGAGTGGCCGTGATGGCTACCGTAAGGCCTGGAACAACCAGGTGTGCTGCAAGGACCTATGGTATCTGGAAACAG AAAAGCCACCACCCCCGGCTCGAGTACAACTAGTCCGAGCCAATACCAACTCGCTGGAGGTTAGCTGGGGCCCAGTGGCAACAGCCGACAGTTACCTTCTGCAACTCCAGAAATATGACATTCCTGCCACGGCTGCTACGGCCAGCTCCCCCACTCCCAATCCAGTTCCATCTGTGCCTGCCAACCCTCCCAAGAGCCCTGCGCCAGCAGCAGCTGCACCTGCCGTACAGCCACTGACCCAAGTAGGCATCACACTTGTGCCCCAGGCTGCCACTGCACCTCCAAGCACGACCACCATCCAGGTCTTGCCAACAGTGCCAGGCAGCTCCATTTCTGTGCCCACTGCAGCCAGGACTCAAG GTGTCCCTGCTGTTCTCAAAGTGACTGGTCCTCAGGCTACAACAGGAACACCACTGGTCACGATGAGACCTGCCAGCCAGGCTGGAAAAGCCCCTGTCACTGTGACCTCCTTGCCTGCCAGTGTGCGAATGGTTGTGCCCACACAGAGTGCCCAGGGAACG GTGATTGGCAGTAATCCACAGATGAGTGGGATGGCTGcattggctgctgctgctgctgccacacagaaaatccctccTTCCTCAGCACCCACAGTGCTGAGTGTCCCAGCAGGCACCACCATTGTTAAGACAGTGGCTGTGACACCTGGCACAACCACTCTTCCAGCCACTGTGAAGGTGGCCTCCTCCCCTGTAATG GTGAGCAACCCAGCCACTCGCATGCTAAAGACTGCAGCTGCCCAAGTGGGGACATCTGTGTCCTCTGCTGCCAACACATCTGCTCGCCCTATCATCACGGTACACAAATCCGGGACTGTGACAGTGGCCCAGCAAGCCCAGGTGGTGACTACAGTGGTAGGCGGAGTCACCAAGACCATCACCTTAGTGAAGAGCCCCATCTCTGTCCCAGGAGGCAGTGCTCTG ATTTCCAATCTGGGAAAAGTGATGTCAGTGGTCCAGACCAAACCAGTTCAGACTTCAGCAGTCACAGGCCAAGCGTCTACAGGTCCTGTGACTCAGATCATCCag ACCAAAGGGCCCCTTCCAGCGGGGACTATCCTAAAGCTGGTGACATCAGCGGATGGCAAGCCCACAACCATCATCACCACTACACAGGCTAGTGGGGCAGGAACCAAGCCTACCATCCTGGGCATTAGTAGTGTCTCCCCCAGCACCACCAAACCTGGCACAACTACCATCATTAAGACAATTCCCATGTCCGCCATTATCACCCAGGCGGGTGCCACAG GTGTTTCCAGCAGTCCTGGCATTAAGTCCCCCATCACAATTATCACCACTAAGGTGATGACTTCGGGAACAGGTGCACCTGCCAAAATCATCACTGCTGTCCCCAAGATTGCTACTGGCCATGGGCAGCAAGGAGTGACCCAG GTGGTGCTAAAGGGGGCCCCTGGACAGCCAGGCACCATCCTCCGCACTGTGCCCATGAGTGGTGTTCGCCTGGTTACCCCTGTCACCGTCTCTGCTGTCAAGCCAGCCGTCACCACATTGGTTGTGAAGGGCACCACAG GTGTCACAACTCTAGGCACAGTGACAGGTACTGTCTCTACCAGCCTTGCAGGAGCTGGGGCCCATAGCACCAGTGCTTCCCTGGCCACACCTATCACCACCTTGGGCACCATTGCCACTCTCTCAAGCCAGGTGATAAACCCTACTGCCATCACCGTGTCAGCCGCACAGACGACACTAACAGCTGCTGGTGGGCTCACCACACCTACAATCACGATGCAG CCTGTCTCCCAGCCTACCCAGGTGACTCTGATCACAGCACCCAGCGGGGTTGAGGCCCAGCCTGTCCATGACCTTCCTGTGTCCATTTTGGCCTCACCTACTACAGAGCAGCCCACGGCAACAGTCACCATTGCAGACTCAGGCCAGAGCGATGTACAGCCTGGTACTGTGACACTGGTGTGCTCCAACCCACCCTGTGAAACCCACGAAACAGGCACCACCAACACAGCCACCACCACTGTCGTGGCTAACCTTGGGGGACATCCTCAGCCTACCCAAGTACAGTTTGTTTGTGACAGACAGGAGGCAGCTGCTTCTCTTGTGACCTCGGCTGTGGGACAACAGAATGGTAATGTGGTCCGTGTCTGTTCAAACCCCCCCTGTGAGACGCACGAGACAGGCACCACCAACACTGCCACAACGACGACCTCCAATATGGCTGAGCAGCATGGCTGCTCGAATCCCCCCTGCGAGACTCATGAAACAGGCACCGTCAGCACTGCCACTACAGCAATGTCCAGCATGGGCACTGGGCAGCAGCGAGACACTCGTCGTGCCTCTAACACCCCCACTGTAGTGCGGATCACTGTGGCTCCTGGGCCGTTGGAGAGAGCCCAGGGTACTGTGAAGCCTCAGTGCCAAACCCAGCAGACCAGCATGACCAGCACCACCATGACTGTGCAGGCCACCGGAGCGCCATGCTCAGCTGGTCCACTGCTCAGGCCAAGTGTGGCACTGGAGGCTGGGAGCCACAGCCCTGCCTTTGTGCAGCTATCGATTCCAAGTGTCAGAGTTGGGCTGAGTGGCCCCAGCAGCAAGGACATGCCCACAGGGCGCCAGCCAGAGACATATCATACTTACACCACCAGTACCCCAACCACGGCCCGCTTTATCATGGGTGCTGGGGAACTTGGTGCAGCCCGGGTGGTCCCTACGTCTACATATGAGAGCCTCCAGGCAAGCTCTCCCAACAGCACCGTGACTGTGACAGCCTTAGAGGCACTTCTGTGCCCTTCGGCTCCCGAGACCCAAGTCTGCACCAACCCGCCATGTGAGACCCATGACACGGGTACCACCAACACCGCCACTACCTCCAATGCGGGCAGTGCTCAGCGGGTATGCTCCAACCCACCTTGTGAGACTCATGAGAcgggcaccacacacacagctACCACTGCCACATCAAATGGAGGTGCAGGCCAGCCTGAGGGCGGACAGCAGCCTTCTGGTGGCCGTCTCTGCGAGACGCACCAGACCACTTCCACTGGCACCACCATGTCAGTCAGTGTGGGTGCCCTGCTTCCTGATGCCAGCACCTCTCATGGAACCCTGGAGTCTGGCTTAGAGGTGGTAGCAGTGCCCACTGTCACTTCCCAGGCCGGCACCACAATCCTGGCTTCTTTCCCAACCCAGAGGGTATGCTCCAACCCTCCTTGCGAGACCCACGAGACAGGCACCACGCACACAGCCACTACTGTCACCTCTAACATGAGCTCAAACCAAG ACCCTCCACCAGCTGCCAGTGACCAGGGTGAGGCGGTAAGCACCCAAGGTGACAGCGCAAACATCTCCAGTGCCATCACAACAACTGTATCTTCCACACTGCCACGAGCAGTGACCACAGTGACACAGTCTACACCAGTCCCAGGTCCCTCTGTGCCG AATATCTCATCACTGACTGAGACTACCCCAGGGGCTCTGACTTCCAAAGTCCCCATCCCAGCCACGATAACAGTGACTATAGCCAACACAGAAACTTCTGACATGCCCTTCTCTGCTGATGACATCCTGCAGCCCCCAGAGGAActtcaggtctcaccaggacctCGCCAACAGCTGCCTCCACGGCAACTCCTGCAGTCTGCCTCCGCGCCCCTGTTGGGGGAGTCCGCCGAGGTCCGGTCAGCCTCCCAGACCCCTGAGCTCCAGGCCGCCATGGATCTGAGCAGCACTGGGGACCCAACTTCAGGCCAGGAGCCTGCTAGCTCTGCTGTTGTGGCCACTGTGGTGGTCCAACCACCCCCACCTACACAGTCTGAAGTAGACCAGTTATCACTTCCCCAAGAACTGATGGTTGAGGCCCAGGCAGGCACCACAACCCTTATGGTAACAGGGCTCACCCCAGAGGAGCTGGCAGTGACCGCTGCTGCTGAAGCAGCTGCCCAAGCTGCTGCCACTGAAGAAGCCCAAGCCTTGGCCATCCAGGCTGTGCTCCAGGCTGCACAGCAAGCCGTCATGG GCCTGGCTCCATCTAACACATTTGTGACTCCCCAGCCTGTTGTTGTAGCCAGCCCAGCAAAGATTCAGGCTGCAGCTACCTTAACTGAAGTGGCCAATGGCATCGAGTCCCTGGGTGTG AAACCGGACTTGCCACCCCCACCCAGCAAAGCCCCTGTGAAAAAGGAGAACCAGTGGTTTGATGTGGGGGTCATTAAGGGTACCAATGTAATGGTGACACACTATTTTCTGCCACCAGATGATGCTGTTCAGTCAGAT GATGACTCAGGCACGATCCCCGACTATAACCAGCTGAAGAAGCAGGAGTTGCAGCCAGGCACAGCTTACAAATTTCGTGTTGCCGGAATCAATGCTTGTGGCCGGGGGCCCTTCAGTGAGATCTCAGCCTTTAAGACCTGTCTGCCTGGTTTCCCAGGGGCTCCTTGTGCCATTAAAATCAGCAAG AGCCCAGATGGTGCTCACCTCACCTGGGAGCCACCATCTGTGACCTCCGGCAAGATCATCCAGTACTCTGTGTTCCTGGCCATCCAGAGATCACAGGCCAGTGGTGAGGCCAAGAGCTCCACCCCAGCCCAGCTGGCCTTCATGCGAGTATACTGTGGGCCCAGCCCTTCCTGCCTCGTGCAGTCCTCCAGCCTCTCCAATGCCCACATTGACTATACCACCAAGCCTGCCATCATCTTCCGCATTGCCGCCCGCAATGAAAAGGGCTACGGCCCCGCCACACAAGTGAGGTGGTTGCAAG AAACCAGTAAAGACGGCTCGGGCACCAAGCCGGCCAGCAAGCGGCCTATGTCGTCTCCAGAAAT GAAATCTGCTCCAAAGAAGTCTAAGGCTGATGGTCAGTGA